One region of Drosophila kikkawai strain 14028-0561.14 chromosome 2R, DkikHiC1v2, whole genome shotgun sequence genomic DNA includes:
- the LOC108073122 gene encoding guanine nucleotide-binding protein subunit beta-like protein 1 yields the protein MAVLPPDPVFSLRSPDMGAVNSLCFQDNDRLLAGTLKGSVFLWDLQTNRSALHFEVGSDPITSLHHTPDRLVTQEKGGTITMFSIGGSSYVKERSIPGNHLGYCRSALHTSTSNTSEQLLFYPCEESSIGVLHVTDASAPTQMLVPEDGQLPKLGSVTCFKPFECASQLFLLAGYESGHFLTWDLTSGVILDVLELATDAMTVDYDPVTNRGIVGGASEKLITFSYQRPAMQLQRGSELCIKNPGVNCVRIRADQKVFASGGWDGRIRIFSWKSLRPLAVLTQHKQGGVMDLAYSSQAVAMWRAPIMAAAGMDSQISLWDLYN from the exons ATGGCTGTGCTACCACCGGATCCCGTGTTCAGCCTGCGTTCCCCGGACATGGGCGCCGTAAACTCGCTGTGCTTTCAGGATAACGATCGTTTGTTGGCAGGAACCCTGAAAGGCAGCGTGTTTCTATGGGATCTACAG ACCAATCGCTCTGCCCTGCACTTCGAGGTGGGCTCCGATCCCATAACCAGCCTGCATCACACACCTGACCGCCTGGTGACGCAGGAGAAGGGCGGCACCATCACCATGTTCTCCATTGGCGGCAGCAGCTATGTAAAAGAGCGGAGTATCCCAGGCAACCATCTGGGCTATTGCCGCTCTGCCCTCCACACGagcaccagcaacaccagcgAGCAGCTGCTCTTCTATCCCTGCGAGGAGTCGTCTATAGGGGTACTACATGTGACGGATGCCTCGGCTCCCACTCAGATGCTAGTGCCGGAGGATGGACAGCTGCCCAAGCTGGGAAGCGTCACCTGCTTCAAGCCATTTGAGTGCGCCTCGCAGCTTTTCCTGCTGGCGGGCTACGAATCGGGACACTTTCTGACCTGGGACCTAACCTCTGGTGTGATTCTGGATGTGCTGGAACTGGCTACGGATGCCATGACTGTGGATTATGATCCAGTGACCAATAGGGGCATTGTAGGAGGAGCCT CTGAGAAACTAATTACCTTTAGCTACCAGCGACCCGCCATGCAGCTGCAGCGCGGCTCGGAGCTGTGCATCAAGAATCCTGGAGTGAATTGTGTCCGCATTCGTGCGGATCAAAAGGTCTTTGCCAGCGGCGGCTGGGACGGACGCATAAGGATTTTTTCGTGGAAAAGCCTTCGACCGCTGGCCGTGCTCACGCAGCACAAGCAGGGCGGTGTGATGGATCTGGCCTATTCCAGCCAAGCGGTGGCCATGTGGCGGGCACCCATCATGGCGGCAGCGGGCATGGACAGCCAGATATCGCTGTGGGACCTCTACAACTGA